The DNA region ATGAGctgtcttggtggctcagaggttaaagcgtctgcctgcaatgtgggagatctgggttcgatccctgggtcgggaagatcccctggagaaggaaatggcacccactccagcattcttgcctggagaatcccatggacagaggagcctggtaggctacagtccacagggcgcaaagagtcgggctGACTCtttgagctacttcactttcactttctgatgaAACAATCAGGCAAGTGCAAAACAATCAGTAAGTGCAAAAACTACAAACAGTGCAAACACACGGGAACATACAAACGAGACTGTTAACTGAAGCATTgtttgaaatacagaaaaaagttaGCAGCAACCTATATACTATTTTTCAGAGATAtatttaaaagtgattttaaagacaaaaacacGTACCACAATGATTACTAATATCCTTAGTATGCAGTGAAAATGGACCTCACCATAATCAAATAACACCAGCAGAAAATACAGTGCCCACTGTATTTGTAAAGACCAAGTTTGCAAGCCATTTTTACAACTGCCTGGTGTTAATCTTGATTTGGATACTAATTTATTAAGTGTTTTCATAAatcaaaattaattatattacACTTCTGTCTTCCCAATCACtgaatttagttatatatatacactttagatttttaatctatGATGAAGTAACGAgcacttttaaattaatttctactTCCAAAAAGGCACTGACAAGCTGTCTTGTATTTCACAACTCATAAAAAcctatttctttagaaaaatcttGCATAAGACAGTTGATTGTTAGTTAACTTACTCATAAATGGCTAGATCGTTTAACTGCGGGCAGTAGGTAGGTTCCCCACGTTCTAACATTGCATTTGAGATGTAacgaaagaaaataaaaaagaatacattatcTCTTCCGGAAACCCCATGTGCTCAGGCCACATACCTTgattcttgctttctctataaattCTAGAGGGGTTTTTCCAAACTCAAATCCAGCTCCAATCCAAGGAATCCAGCCCCTTATGCACGGGGGTCTACGCAAGTTCTTCCACTGcagaaataataaaacagcaaCACAACCTAAGATTATAATCACTGTTGGGGAAATGAATTCCATGTTTTTGTCTAGCACCTTCCTGAGTCAGAGAAGGGAAAAGTCTTGCTTCttctccctggaagagggcactcACTCGACCTCCCAACTTTTCCGTTGTGACTTTTGCAGCTTGTTCGACTTCTTAACTGTAGCCTCTTTTCCCCGCCCCAATTTTTAGGTAACTTTTGCAACATCTCTTCCTCCCACGTACACGAATTTTTAAAGTCCTGGCTATCCGGGACAGAATGCAGGGGTTGGTTCCAGCTGGGGCGAGTGCAGAGGGTGGAGAAGGGAGCCCTGTTACCATGGAGACCGGGGGAGTGGTTCAGGGGCAGCTGGCTTGCGACCAATCAGAAAGCTCGGCCGAAGGGGGCGGAGCCACgcggactacatttcccagaagccTCGGGGGCTTCGAGCTGTTTTCCGCTCCCCATCCCCTGGGCTGTTCCAGCCTGGGGCTGCCAGGGAGGCTGCGGGTTCGTTGGGCCCGCCTGGCCGAGCCAAGCTAGAGAAATGATCCCCGCCTCGCAGCGTGTCGCTTGAGAAGGGGCCGCCCTGGCCGGGTGGCAGGCCAGCCGCGGCGCGGGACGCGGGCCAGAAGGGGCGTATCGTCGTCCCGTGCTGCTGCTGAATGTCGACTCCAGACGATGCGGAGAGCCTCTCGCCGCTCGCCCAGAGATGGCCCCGCGCGAGCAAGTTCCTCCTGTCGGGCTGCGCGGCCACCGTGGCCGAGCTAGGTACCCGGCCGTCCAGCCTGGGCCTCCCCCGCTCGACCTCCAGGGGCCGCCCGAGGGTGGGGGGCCGGGCGGGTGGCTTCGTTTCCGAGTGGATGCAACCCTGTCGGTCCACACCTGTCCTCCTAGCAGGTGTGGCGGGGTGGGGGCAAGGCCAGtcttgggaggaggaggagggagtggaGGTCACGAAGGTTTCTTCCTTCCAATTTTGTCTCCGTCGGATGTGCTGTTGCACCTGAATGTGTCCTTTTAGAAGCTTCCTGAGCTGTTACTCTCCTATAGGCATCATTTTCCCTTTTGTGAGGATGcaccttttaaaaacacaatccaCTTTCCGTCTTTATTGAGGACatctctgtttatatttttaccCAGCCTCACTATATCGTTGTGTTTTGGGTCCAAGTTGTGGACTCAACTTGTGGGACTTAAGTTCTTAACCCATTCCTTACCGAGCATCCATCCACTCAGCATCTGCCTGTTGACCTCTTTGAGCTGAGCTCAGCTACACTGTGTATACCTTGCGAGAGTCTGAGAGGTTAATATATAAACGCTAAATCCAAGGCAAGGCATCGATTGATCACGACATTATTATAATGagcacagtgcaggagactgtggAGATGCGGTTATAAAGACCTTCTTACAGGTTGGTGGGGAGACATGCAGAGACAGTTACATTATGCTACTTATTGTAATGGAGGTGTTACCATAAGGGCAGAGAGGATGAACAGTTACATCTGCGTGAGCAAGTCAGAGGGGCTACTTAGAGCGGAGTTATGATGCTCTTGCAAGAACGGGAGGTGCTTCTTGCAGGAATTTCATGAGTATAGTGCTCGTGTTTCGCCTGTGAAGCCTTCCCTGTGCATTTTAACACGACGCTTTCATCTtcttgcccattaaaaaaaaaggaaaagaaaaagcagtagctccaatgtgttttcatttgtgtTAGTTTGCCCTGTTCTAAAACAAGTTTACTTTGTATTTCCAGCAGCgccaaaacatgattttttttgctCCTAGGGCTCatccattctttctctttgaaccctccttatttttttttctctctgttccccTAAAGCTGAAGAGTTATTATCCATTGTTTTTGCTGAAATACAAttcatcaacttaaaaaaattttaaagcagattTCTAAATGATTAGCTATAgtcccagtttctttttttttttttttaacccaatgTTTCACCTGTGACCAATGGCTTTTGTAAAGGAAACTTCCTGCTGTTAAAAACTTGTAGAAAATTGTGTAGGGGGCAAGGAGTGAGAACCAGGGGAATCAAAATATGAGATAGTTTTGAGTATAAAACGATTTAGGATCAGAACCTGAAGCATTATTTAAGTAACCAGCAAGAAAGTCAAAATTATTTGAAGAGGCATAATTATGCTAATATAGAAGTGGCTATATCTTAAGATATTGCAGGCTTCATATGTCAGTAAAGCACTGCTTAAATTCTCTGTATGCACACAACTTGTGTTTTAGGAAAACAATCAGCAAGATAATTAACTTTTCCAAAGACCAGTGGTGCAGATTGACTATTCTCTTGGAAAAGGCACAGCTATAGTTTTGTATCAGATGGTGATCACTGGAAAGACATGCAGTGTCACTGATGTTTATGAACTTATCTGAATCGTTGTGTATATAAAGTTAAGAGCTTGATCTTCCTTATGTGAGCCAGTTAGCGTCACTTGTTTCAAGGCAAAAGGTCTACCTCTAATTCAAGATgtaatcattaggaaaaaaatttcagGTATAGTTAGTATTTTGTTAAGGAGGTCATGCAGAAAACTCATCagtgctggggaaaaaaactcaacACTACCTTTCTTGAAAGAATATTGAGCCTGCAACCCTTGGgtagaaaagaaatgataaactCTATGATGCATCTTCTATTTTTCAGATAGTCAGGCCAGTGATTCATCTACATGGGAGCATTAGCCACGAAATGACAGAATTCAGCTTCATCTGGCATTTATTAAGAACCTGCCGTAATAGTACAGTATTCTAAAAGTCACGTTGGCTCTTAATCACGGTTGCAGACCCGGGCACATCTTAGACTATAGATACCTGAAATTATTCCCACTGGAAAGCAAAAATTGAGGACAAAAGTAGGTTTTAGATGGACATTTATGACTGAAAAGAACCCAAGGCTTgtcactttttgttttctttctggtgctctgggacagtgATTCTCAAGTTTGGGAGTGTGTCAGAATCCACTGATGTCTTAACCCCATCTGCCTATTGAAATTCTGTAGGTGTGGGGCTAggaaataatgtaatttttaacaATCTCCCTAGTTGATTCTAATGTATTCTGAAATTTGAGAATCACCCATCTTGTGGTGACTAAAATCTGGGTCCTgtgatttttctaaagaaaattttgTTCGCTTTTCTGAATGTTATGGGTTTCCCCCtcgttttgttttttcttgtcgTTGTTGTCAGCAACCTTTCCCCTCGACCTCACAAAAACTCGACTTCAAATACAAGGAGAAGCCGCCCTTGCTCGATTGGGAGATGGTGCAGCAGAGTCTGCTCCATACAGGGGCATGGTACGCACCGCCCTAGGGATTGTCcaggaggaaggctttctaaagCTCTGGCAAGGAGTGACACCCGCCATTTACAGACACATAGGTATttatcttgattctagtttgtcaTGATTTCTGTGTTTGTCTCCTCTGCTTTCCTGTTGTGTCGAAAAGCCAGCTAGTTTCCTTTTACTAATgtgataaatgaatatataatctCTTAACCACCAATGCTTATTAAGGAATTATAGCCTCAGGGCTTTGTAAATTCATACAAAAGTATTTAGGGATGAACTGTCATGATGTCATGCTATTTTCTAATGCACTCTGAAATgattgaggaaaagaaaaagcaagtaaGGTGAAAATGATAGTAATTGATAAATCTCCATGATAGACAGagtattatttttctctactttGCTGTATGCTTGAAAGGATTCCTAATGAAaaggttttttaattttaagaaagaagaagaTGAATCACTGTGATTTTTATCAGCTTGAGgaatttttaaacacaaaatttatttattttttttacagtctttgaaattgaaaatatatttgaatgcaGTGCCAGATCTTACCAGTCTCTATCCCTTGTGTCCAAGGCCAGGTTGATCTCAAATAGAGCAAGGGTGACTATCTAATCCAACCTTGGCAACAGAATAAAAGCAACACAGGTGATTTTTGCCTCACTTCCCAGGCTACCTATGTGGGCCTTTAGTCACTCTGAAAGGAAAACAGTTGAAATTATAATACTGCCAGTGAGAAACTTTTCTGCTCTGCTTCCAGTGGGGCACCCACAATAATAGAAGTTACTGAGTTTCTAGCTTGTGGATAGAACATAAACTTGCCTtcaaaaggagaagggatggGTATGGCATTTTCCTCCTCTCTatatattcttaattattcctcaAGTATGTAGGGACCTTTGATCAGAAAAGTGCCCAGTACCAATATTTACcagctttgtatttttaaagcttcagttTTCCAGATGAGCACATTACAGTATATTCACCAGGAACTGTCCAGAAATATGATTGTTTTGGTACTTTGTATGATTTTGATATGTTTTATCCTAAAATCCTGCATCAAACTTCCTGAAATATCAAGAAAAGCTCTCTCTCTGAATACCGTGTATtgattttcatgatttttctttcttattcttttctttaatagcTTCTTCTTGCTTCCTATTATCATTTtgagtttcacttcttttcatttgtattttgttgACCACCATATGTGGTTTTATAGTTAAGAGTCATTTAATATGTTTGAGATTGATTACCTTAACATAGTAAATTATCCAGTGAAGTTGCAtgtgtttattgaatgaaaatGCCTGCTGTGTCCTAAGCTCTGTACTAGGGTGTATAGTGTAATGAAAACACACAAAATCTGCCTTGAAAGGCTCATGGTCTGCTGGAAAGATGAACAAGTAAACCAAGTCAGTTTCTAAGTGCAGTATTAGACACACACCTGGGGAGTTCTGGGGGATCACAGAAGCATGACAGGTGTGATGACGGCCTAGAACACTGGAGGCCAGGTCAGAGGGCACTTTCTGGAAAACATGTTCTTTGACTGGAGTCTTGAGAGAGTAGGAGTTAGCAATGATAATCCATTATTATAGATCCATTATTATAGAAGGGATAATCCATTCAAGAAGATCAGGCAACATAAAAGTCCTGAGGCTTTACAAGGCATGCACGTTTGGAGAACCACCAAGGCCAGGTGTCAGAAGCCTAGGTTATATGAGAGAAAGACACAGCTAGGGAGATCAGCTAGGCTACGTCAAAGCATCCTCTTACTTTATTAAAGGTAGGGCTGAATTCATCCTTTCAATGCTCTGTTTTGCACAGTGTATTCTGGAGGTCGAATGGTCACTTATGAACATCTCCGTGAAGTTGTATTTGGCAAAAGTGAAGATAAGCATTATCCCCTTTGGTAAGTTTTGCTTTGAAAATAATACActgtattgtacaacacagggaatgtaGCCAGTATTTTAACTATAAATAGAGCCTAACCTTTACAAATtgtaaatcactatattgtacacctacaATTTATTTAATATCATATATCCACTATATTTCagcttttataaaaagaaaggagaaagagtcCAGGGACAGAGTCTCTTCAAAGAGAGGAACGTTTTCAAAACCCTTTCATTTCGTAAAACTACTAAAACAGTAACCTATAAAACTTGGCTTACCAGCCTTTGTTAGACTGACTACATCAATGCTGTTTTTATTCCCCTGTGGTCAGAATTAAACTGCAGTTAAATTATGTCTTTGAAGCAACTGTCCCTCCTTTGAATTTCAGGCCATTAAAGGGGCCTGAAACTTCAGATTTGAATTTTGACTCCTGGTCCCTGAGCCCTCCCATCAGTAGACAAACCATCTACTCTCCTCTGTGGTttgtgtgggtttgtttttttttgcttcactTTGTCTTAAATCTCTTATGCAGGGGCTGTACCAGCATGGTATTGTTTCCTACAAAATGTGTGGAATTGATAACAAcctttagaaaaatgtatttccttttataattagGAAATCAGTGATTGGAGGGATGATGGCTGGTGTTGTTGGCCAATTTTTAGCCAACCCCACTGACCTAGTGAAGGTTCAAATGcaaatggaaggaaaaaggaaacttgAAGGAAAACCACTGCGGTAGGTCCTCCACTAACAGGtacctttcctttcccctttgacCTCTGCATTTTTGGGCCCCAACATTCAGTAAAGGCATTCATTGTGACTCCTAGTTTGGAAGTGATACTCACTAAGAGGAGACCGGAGTGGGGCCTTCTCTTTACCTGGTATGCTGTAGCTGTTCTCTAGCAGACAGACTGCATGTCCATCACTCTGCTACTTTTCCAGCCAAGGCAGCTAGACTCGTCCCCTACTGGTGCCTCATAGAAAGAATCTGATCATTAACAGTTGCCGTGGTGTGAATTCCAATTCTGCCTTCGTAGCTTGGCCTGGTGCTTAGTAAGTGCATTAATAAGTAAattctattaataaataaattctagcTATGGTGACCATTATTCATGAGCATACTTCTTATGCAGCAGAATAGCAATTATGAATGCCCAGTAAACAGATCATATTATCTTTTTggtgagactcagagaggttaatgcCTAAGTGaagccacacagctagtaagtgataaGGTGGTATTTGACACCAGGTATTTCTGGCTATATACAACCtaggttttaattttatatcagaGGTCTCCCACTTTGGTTTACCAGCATCATTTCATCTGTGTATAGAAAAATGTGCAAAATAAGGAAAAGATAAATTTTCATAAAGCTAAAAGTATTCAGTTTTAAGAACTCTCCTGAAATTCTTCATCCTAACTTTTGGTCTAAAATATCATTTCTTTCATGAAGTGATATGAGAATTAATCTTTTAATGTTGTCATTtgataaaattacaaaatttGAAGGTCTCAAATAATATGAGGAAAATGAACTTAGAGGTCTGATAGACACCGTTCCCTCCTATAATTAATATGTGCACAGACGATGTAAAATGTCAAGAAAGGAGTTTTAATCTATTTAATAATCTGAGAAGAGGATGGATGTTACAGTTTATGAAGATTtccataaaaatgtttaaataaaaaattggcctttttttctaaaaaactgTTGAGTTTATCTGGGAATTAGTCGTACATGGGTTGCTTTACTTGTTAACAATTCTAGACAGTTAAGATATTATTGTACTCGAAATCATTAACAGTTATAGATGAAGCTTACACAGTTGCATCCCATACACAGGAATGCATAGagttttcacatttattattatttcccttTAGATTTCGTGGTGTGCATCATGCCTTTGCAAAAATCTTAGCTGAAGGAGGAATTCGTGGGCTTTGGGCAGGCTGGGTACCCAATATACAAAGAGCAGCGCTGGTGAATATGGGAGGTAACTGAAACTTTATTGAGTTCTGAGAAGTCCTGATCACCTTAATTATTTTAACTATAAGCACTTACAATGgggaaaatgagaatttttatgttattatttttaataatatgtacTGGCTACAGTCTTATTTTATGTTGTAATGTTGTAATCGAATATTTTCCCTAGAGTGGTTTCACTTTATTCTACAATGATGTATGAAAAGGATTTCCTAAAACTAGCAACTTGTGACAGTAAGGAGATAACACCAAACCATTACTAAgggttcctccccaccccataccTTCCTCTAAGATTCAAACTGGCGTATGTACCATATGTGATGGTCATTATGTCTAGACTACAGATCTTTCCCCCCAGTAATCCTGCTCCTCTTGCTATATAATCCGTCTTGTACAGCTGGACACCTCAGGCTGGAAACCTCAATGTTTCCTTCACTCATTCCCATCTCTCACTTCCCATAGTCAGTCACTGATTTCTTCTGTcttctaaatatttcttaaaagttcCCCCCTCCAGccttaagctaagtgaaataagtcagtcagagaaagacaagtaccagaTGATCTCACTTAAGGCAGgatctaaaaaacaaaccaaaatgaaaacagactcatGGATACAGAGAATAAATGAGTGGTTGCTCAAGGGGAGAGGAGTAGGGAACCAAAGTAATTttaagggattaagaggtatgaacttccagttacaaaaatGAGCCATGGGGATGTTGTAATGTACAGCATAAGGAAGTATTCCAGTATATTGCAGTACCTTTCTATGAGGACCAGTGATTACTAGGCTTGTTGTCATGGTGACCTTTTTATAATGCACGCACCTGTCAAATCACTGTGTAGTACACCTACATAATATTGAACGTCAACTATAtttcattgaaaagaaaaaggttCCCCCATCCAGTAACTACTACCTTTGTATCCTTACAATGACCATTTTTACAGTAGTAACCATCAAAACACAACTAGACCCCTGCTACGGCATCTACCGATCTCTTCCACTGCCCTCAAATTTGGACCCGATATCCAGAGAGCTTTATCGAAAATACAGATCTCAACATGTTACTGGTATCCCTACAACCCCTAACTGGCTTCTCATcactcacagaacaaagtgaAAATTTCATAACACAGAAGGTCTGCATAAATCAACCTGTGCCTTCTGGGTTTGAGCAGTTCATTGATTCTGGAGCACATAGTGAAGCAGAGCCATAAGTGAAAAGGTTCCACTGCCTACACACACCAGACTGCCTCAACGTCTTCCCTCTTCTCTATTTAGTTACTTCTGCAGATTTTTTAATATGTGGCTAAGGTGTCTTCTCCATCATGTGCTTCACCTGAACCTCCCACAACCAGCCCTCCGAGGCCATGGTGTGCCGGATGCCCCTGTGTGTATTTCCGTAGTTGTCTGTGCTTAGCTCTGTTGCTGTTCTTACCTCATTGCATTGCTTTCTTCTATGCGTCTATTTCCTCCCCCTGGATTCTGAGCCCCCTGAAGGCACGGActgtattttattcctttattttcccAGTCCCTCTTACTTTTCCCAGCCCCTCTGACATAATCAACAAATGTTTAATGGACTCCTTTCTAAGACCAAAATTATATGATTCTAAGAAACTGATAAATAGCAGTTTTGAGAGTTATAGTAACATACCACTTAACACCAAAGGAAGTAAGTCTGTTTTATAGTTTGCTGTTTCAGTCCcttgatgtctcctgcattatattAGTAGATATTCTGGTTTTCAGAAAACCTTTCAGATTATCATTCCTCAACTGATTGCTTCAATATCTTTGCAGCCCAGGGTTCTCTTCCGAGTTTTAGCTCTCTACTCAGCATCTTCATTTGGTGTCTCAAATGTATATTACTTTGAATGTGTCCAAACCAAATCATTTACTGAATCACTTCCTTCTCTGTTCTTCCCAATCTCAAAATATGATATCATCGTATTTTTATGATGGCTTTTTAGTTGAACGACCCAGAAACCTAGGCATGATTTTGACCTCTTTGCTTTTACTTACTGCTTTCAGCCAACCAGTCACCAAATCTAGCCAGTTCTGTCTCCCAGAGAGATCTCAAGTTCTTCCACTTCTCTTTACCCCTAGAGCTATGCCCTGGTCCAAAGTCCTATTAATCTCCTCCTCCTGGACACTACAAATATATCCTAACTGgtccccccacacacatacacacatacatcccACAGCCATTCTGCCCCACTATGCCTGTGAAATTGTTCTCATCAGGATCACCGGTGCctgtcattttaaaacatttaaatcagtCCATTCTCATTTTCACATCACTATAAATGGCAGCTCTGTCCTACCAGTTGTTCAAGCTCAAAGCCTTGTAGTCatctttgcttcctttctttccctccataTTTAGTCTGCTGGCTGATCTGTTGATTCTGTCTTCAAGACACTCAGAATCTGACCAGTGCTCCACACCCCAGTATCCAAGCCACCACTCTCTTACCAGAAGAACTGTAGTTCTAATCTAATTAGTGGTCGTATCTAATGTGTCTTGTCTCCCGATAGTCTGAGTAGACTATCACAGTCATCTTGTAAATACTAGCCCAGGTCAGCCACTCCTCTGCCCCAGTCCCCTTCTCCGACTCTTGCCTCCTCTGCTCCTGTTAAACCAGCGTTCTTGCCGTTCCTCTAACACACAAAGCTGACTTTTTGCCTTTTTGACCTACTGTGGTTCTGCCTAGGACACATTCTCATAGATATCTCCAAAGTTTACTTCCTCAAACTTCCTGAAGGTCTCCACTCAAATATTATTTTGAGGTCATCTCCAGCTGTTCTATTTAAAATTCACACGAACCATCCTTCTCCACCCTCACACCCTCTCTGTCCCCTCTTCCTGCCTGATTTGTCTTCAGAGCAGTTACTGCCATCCGAAATGCCACGTGGCTTACTTACTTGTTTATTGTCTCCTCCTTCAACAAAGAATGGCGATTCTGTTCATTTTTGTCCATGGCTCTTTCCCCAGTACGTAGAATAATGCCCACCACATGGTACGCTCTCAGATGTCCAGTGAATGAGCAAATATATCTACCCATTCTTAGCTCTTTACAGTTCACTTCCCTGTTCTTTGGTGTAGGTAATCTTTATAAAATTCCATGATTGTGATCTAGCCCTCCCTTGTTTAAAACCTTTCAACAGCTCTTCATTGTCAttagaaaaaaaagtacaaaaagctTAATGTAGAATAATGGCCAGGATCTTTTGTTTAAAGTGATAGAATCTCAATTCAGCCTAGCTTAGGCTAAAAAAGGAATTCGTGAGCTCCAGCACTGAAGAGTGCAGGGGTTGAGCTGACTCTGAGCAAAGCTGGATTCAGATGTTCAGATGATATAATTGAGTGTCtgtctcccttccttttttcctccccctccctctgtcgCTCTGCTTTTCTCTGCTTGAGAACAAGAATGGGATCTTTCATCTTTGTATACATTCTTGTCCCACGCTTAGCACATTCTTGACACAGAAGACATTCATTGTTGAGTGAATGACATTTAAACTTTCTTTCTCTATGTATTGTCAGATTTAACCACTTACGACACAGTAAAACACTACTTGGTGTTGAATACTCCACTTGAGGACAACATCGTGACTCATGGCTTATCAAGGTAAGTCTGTTTTAAtttgtctctttctattttttcctgtctCACTCTTCCATATTTGGCATAAATTCTAACTTTTATCTCTTCTGATTGGGAACCTAGTGATAACACCCTTAAAGAAAGGCAATAGTACCTTTATAAAGAGCAGTTTTCTTAAAGTGTGTTGCAGTTAAAATGTGGAAGAGAGGGGCAGGATATTTCAGGTTAAAGTTCCCCAAATATTTGCACTTCGGTAGGGCTATCCCAGGGTCAGATTCTGACAATTGATTATCCAACTCAATTCAGTGGGTACATTTGAGCATTGTTTGCATTAAAGACACTGTGCAAGGCCTGCAGTAGATACAAAAGGTAAACCACACTGCTTCCCAGGGAGTTTACCAGGGGGAAAACCAAAACAAGTATAAAAACACTGCACAGTACGTGCTAAAAGAAAGGGACTAGTTACCGTAGAGTTGGGcagcagggagggaagggagaaaaaaagaaccacTTAGAAGGGCATATAAAGGAGATAGGATTAGATAAGTGTTTGGAAGGGCTGTGGCTCTTGATGGATAGAGACATGATAAAGAAGTGCTTCCTAGGAAGGAGAAACAGCTTAAATTCTTTGCAACACAAGTTCAGATTCTCCATTAAGATGAGTTACTTTATAGATGTTGAGTGGCCTTATGATTCTGTTTAGCTTCTGATCTTGTTTCCAAATTCTAGAACCCTTAATGCTATTTAGACAACCCCAAAACTGTATGAGAGAGCTTCCTAGGtagcacagcggtaaagaatctgtctcccaatgcaggagacttaagagacgtgggtctgatccctgggttgggaagatcccctagagtaggaaatggcaacccactccagtatttttcctaggaaaattccacggacagaggagcttggtgggttacagtccatggggtcgcaagcagtcagacacagctgagcgactcagcacgcacacacacaaaactgtttAAGCAGTGCCAAGTCAGTGATATTTAGAGGTATAGCTCTAGATAGAAATGATTCTTAATTTTAGGTTCACTTTAACTTTATATTCTTAgtatagtttttctttatttgtccTCTTAAAATAAGTGTTATCTTTCATGCTGCTAGGGCAATCATTCTGTCTATCTTTGCTCACCTTTCATATTCTAAAATCTCATCCAGGTATGTTCACAAGCAATAACATATTTTCTGTAGCCAATAGCCCAACCGCCTCCTTCAAAGCAAACAGGATTTGGGGCCTCCATCCTATAAACATATGTATCATATCTGTACCCAACGTGACCTTCCCTTCACTGTCTCCGTTCatgctgttctctctgcttgTGAGACTTTCTTCCCCTGTTCTTCCTTGTCAAGTCATCCTGTGAAATAGTCTCAACTCTCAAGGGACTTTGCTGTTCCAATGTTGCCATCTATTCTGGGAGCAGGATATTCAGTTCTGACAGCTCCGCAGTGAGGttacctttgtttctttttcattgtctttACCCAAATGATCTTTGAAATACCACCTCTAACCTGAGATTCAGGGATTTCCCAACAGATGTAAATCTGCCTAATAGACACAGCTCCACTTAATGGATCTGCCTGTTTTGGAAAGACATAAGATTTCCCATGACTATATTCAGCCCTAACTGAAATAAGTTTACC from Ovis canadensis isolate MfBH-ARS-UI-01 breed Bighorn chromosome 20, ARS-UI_OviCan_v2, whole genome shotgun sequence includes:
- the SLC25A27 gene encoding mitochondrial uncoupling protein 4 isoform X3 — its product is MSTPDDAESLSPLAQRWPRASKFLLSGCAATVAELATFPLDLTKTRLQIQGEAALARLGDGAAESAPYRGMVRTALGIVQEEGFLKLWQGVTPAIYRHIVYSGGRMVTYEHLREVVFGKSEDKHYPLWKSVIGGMMAGVVGQFLANPTDLVKVQMQMEGKRKLEGKPLRFRGVHHAFAKILAEGGIRGLWAGWVPNIQRAALVNMGDLTTYDTVKHYLVLNTPLEDNIVTHGLSSLCSGLVASILGTPADVIKSRIMNQPRDKQGRGLLYKSSTDCLIQAVQGEGFLSLYKGFLPSWLRMQSDWITQDHPMRPQHSIF
- the SLC25A27 gene encoding mitochondrial uncoupling protein 4 isoform X1; this encodes MSTPDDAESLSPLAQRWPRASKFLLSGCAATVAELATFPLDLTKTRLQIQGEAALARLGDGAAESAPYRGMVRTALGIVQEEGFLKLWQGVTPAIYRHIVYSGGRMVTYEHLREVVFGKSEDKHYPLWKSVIGGMMAGVVGQFLANPTDLVKVQMQMEGKRKLEGKPLRFRGVHHAFAKILAEGGIRGLWAGWVPNIQRAALVNMGDLTTYDTVKHYLVLNTPLEDNIVTHGLSSLCSGLVASILGTPADVIKSRIMNQPRDKQGRGLLYKSSTDCLIQAVQGEGFLSLYKGFLPSWLRMVKLGFSCLCFCFYCTYITFRLSIFSLFTPGFWHGSAPKSWFFLSFLFLFSFTSNPFGRLK
- the SLC25A27 gene encoding mitochondrial uncoupling protein 4 isoform X2; translated protein: MSTPDDAESLSPLAQRWPRASKFLLSGCAATVAELATFPLDLTKTRLQIQGEAALARLGDGAAESAPYRGMVRTALGIVQEEGFLKLWQGVTPAIYRHIVYSGGRMVTYEHLREVVFGKSEDKHYPLWKSVIGGMMAGVVGQFLANPTDLVKVQMQMEGKRKLEGKPLRFRGVHHAFAKILAEGGIRGLWAGWVPNIQRAALVNMGDLTTYDTVKHYLVLNTPLEDNIVTHGLSSLCSGLVASILGTPADVIKSRIMNQPRDKQGRGLLYKSSTDCLIQAVQGEGFLSLYKGFLPSWLRMTPWSLVFWLTYEKIREMSGVSPF
- the SLC25A27 gene encoding mitochondrial uncoupling protein 4 isoform X5, with translation MSTPDDAESLSPLAQRWPRASKFLLSGCAATVAELATFPLDLTKTRLQIQGEAALARLGDGAAESAPYRGMVRTALGIVQEEGFLKLWQGVTPAIYRHIVYSGGRMVTYEHLREVVFGKSEDKHYPLWKSVIGGMMAGVVGQFLANPTDLVKVQMQMEGKRKLEGKPLRFRGVHHAFAKILAEGGIRGLWAGWVPNIQRAALVNMGDLTTYDTVKHYLVLNTPLEDNIVTHGLSRYS
- the SLC25A27 gene encoding mitochondrial uncoupling protein 4 isoform X4 — translated: MSTPDDAESLSPLAQRWPRASKFLLSGCAATVAELATFPLDLTKTRLQIQGEAALARLGDGAAESAPYRGMVRTALGIVQEEGFLKLWQGVTPAIYRHIVYSGGRMVTYEHLREVVFGKSEDKHYPLWKSVIGGMMAGVVGQFLANPTDLVKVQMQMEGKRKLEGKPLRFRGVHHAFAKILAEGGIRGLWAGWVPNIQRAALVNMGDLTTYDTVKHYLVLNTPLEDNIVTHGLSSLCSGLVASILGTPADVIKSRIMNQPRDKQGRGLLYKSSTDCLIQAVQGEGFLSLYKGFLPSWLRMKDL